Proteins encoded together in one Camelina sativa cultivar DH55 chromosome 9, Cs, whole genome shotgun sequence window:
- the LOC104712470 gene encoding receptor protein kinase-like protein ZAR1, with product MQFLSLLVSSFFFLISFSSSLNPDGLSLLALKSAVSKDPTRVMTSWSESDPTPCHWPGIICTHGRVTSLVLSGRRLSGYIPSELGLLDSLLKLDLARNNFSKPVPTRLFNAVNLRYIDLSHNSIPGPIPAQLRALKNLTHIDLSSNLLNGSLPESLTQLGSLVGTLNLSYSRFSGEIPPSYGRFPVFVSLDLGHNNLTGKIPETGSLLNQGPTAFAGNSDLCGFPLQKLCKEEESSNPKLVAPKPEGSLVLPKKPNPSFVDKDDGKKAKPITGSITVSLISGVSIVIGAVSISVWLIRRKLSSAESKSEKKNTAMPTEFDAAAAEEEEEEGKFVVMDEGFDLELEDLLRASAYVVGKSRSGIVYRVVAGMGSGMVAATSVVAAVRRLSDGDATWRRKDFENEVEAIGRVQHPNIVRVRAYYYAEDERLLITDYIRNGSLYSALHGGPVNTLSTLSWPERLRIAQGAARGLMYIHEYSPRKYVHGNLKSTKILLDDELQPRISGFGLTRLVSGYSKLTGSLSAKRQSFDQTYGTSATTTVARITVPSVAYLAPEARASSGYKLSQKCDVYSFGVVLMELLTGRLPNASYKNNGEELVHVVRNWVKEEKPLAEILDPEMLNKGYADKQVIAAIHVALNCTEMDPEVRPRMRSVSENLGRIKSD from the exons ATGCAGTTTCTTTCACTTCttgtttcttccttcttcttcttaataagCTTCTCCTCGTCGCTAAACCCCGATGGTTTGTCACTTCTTGCTCTCAAATCCGCCGTCTCAAAAGACCCGACCCGAGTGATGACATCCTGGTCAGAATCCGACCCGACTCCGTGTCACTGGCCTGGAATCATCTGCACTCACGGACGTGTCACCTCACTCGTTCTCTCCGGAAGAAGACTATCAGGCTACATACCCTCCGAACTCGGACTACTCGACTCGCTCCTAAAACTCGACCTCGCTCGGAACAACTTCTCGAAACCCGTTCCGACTCGTCTCTTCAACGCCGTTAACCTCCGTTACATCGATCTCTCTCACAACTCGATCCCAGGCCCAATCCCGGCCCAGTTACGAGCCCTCAAGAATCTCACTCACATTGATCTCTCCTCCAATCTCCTCAACGGGTCACTCCCTGAGTCACTCACTCAACTCGGAAGCTTAGTCGGAACGCTCAACCTCTCTTACAGCAGATTCTCCGGCGAAATCCCGCCGTCGTATGGCCGGTTTCCTGTTTTCGTCAGCTTAGATCTCGGCCACAATAACCTCACCGGAAAAATACCTGAGACTGGGTCTCTCTTAAACCAAGGACCAACCGCGTTCGCCGGAAACTCTGATCTCTGTGGCTTTCCGTTACAGAAgctttgtaaagaagaagaaagctcaaATCCTAAGCTCGTCGCTCCGAAACCAGAAGGCTCGCTAGTACTCCCGAAGAAACCTAACCCTAGTTTCGTCGACAAGGACGACGGAAAAAAGGCTAAACCGATCACCGGATCAATAACGGTTTCTCTCATATCCGGAGTCTCAATCGTAATCGGAGCTGTTTCAATCTCCGTATGGCTAATCCGGAGAAAATTAAGCTCCGCCGAGAGCAAATCGGAGAAAAAGAACACGGCGATGCCAACGGAGTTTGatgcggcggcggcggaggaggaggaggaggaaggtaAATTCGTGGTGATGGACGAAGGATTCGATCTCGAGCTGGAGGATCTGCTGAGAGCATCGGCTTACGTAGTGGGAAAGAGCAGAAGTGGGATTGTGTACAGAGTAGTTGCCGGAATGGGATCGGGTATGGTGGCGGCAACCTCCGTCGTTGCTGCTGTGAGAAGGCTGAGTGACGGAGACGCCACGTGGCGGAGGAAGGATTTCGAAAACGAAGTGGAGGCTATAGGTAGAGTCCAGCATCCAAACATCGTACGGGTAAGAGCTTATTACTACGCTGAGGACGAGAGGCTCTTGATCACTGATTACATACGCAACGGGAGCTTGTACTCTGCCTTACATG gTGGACCTGTGAATACTCTGTCTACACTCTCTTGGCCTGAAAGGTTACGTATTGCACAAGGAGCGGCTCGTGGTTTGATGTATATACACGAGTACAGTCCGAGAAAGTACGTTCATGGCAActtaaaatcaaccaaaatccTGCTCGATGATGAATTACAGCCTCGCATCTCAGGCTTTGGTCTCACACGTCTGGTCTCCGGTTACTCCAAACTCACCGGTTCGTTATCCGCCAAAAGGCAAAGCTTTGACCAAACCTATGGAACCTCTGCTACAACAACGGTGGCAAGAATTACAGTTCCCTCTGTTGCTTACCTTGCACCGGAGGCTCGAGCTTCTTCTGGTTACAAATTATCTCAGAAGTGCGATGTTTATTCTTTCGGGGTTGTCCTTATGGAGTTGTTGACTGGTCGTTTGCCCAATGCTTCCTATAAAAACAATGGCGAAGAACTTGTGCATGTTGTGAGGAACTGGGTCAAGGAAGAGAAGCCCTTGGCTGAGATTTTAGACCCGGAGATGCTGAACAAAGGTTATGCAGATAAGCAAGTTATTGCAGCCATTCATGTTGCCTTGAACTGCACAGAAATGGATCCAGAGGTTCGACCGAGGATGAGATCAGTGTCTGAGAATCTCGGCCGAATCAAATCGGACTGA
- the LOC104712471 gene encoding protein GIGAS CELL1-like: MPEARDRIVRPVDYSAIFANRRSNGILLDVPESELRLIQSPVLRIPSDSPGPGSVGRGSLVRTGGGVARGNFSTWRPGNGRAGHTPFRLAEGRENMPLVATRGGRGRASRSQLPSWYPRTPLSDITHIMRAIERRRAAGTRADEGRDVEIPTHQQVGVLESPVPLSRGEHKCSMETPGPSLGIKRSCPPSTARVHKMLLNITKEIAEEEEGFITPEKKLLNSIDKVEKIVMKEIRKLQCTPQAKREEREKRVRTLMSMR; the protein is encoded by the exons ATGCCAGAAGCAAGAGATCGAATCGTGAGGCCAGTGGATTACTCGGCTATATTTGCCAACAGAAGGAGTAACGGTATCTTACTTGACGTCCCAGAGTCAGAGCTCAGATTAATTCAGTCTCCGGTTCTCAGAATTCCATCGGATTCTCCAGGACCTGGTTCAGTTGGTCGAGGATCTTTGGTTAGAACTGGCGGCGGTGTTGCGAGAGGCAATTTCAGTACGTGGAGACCTGGTAATGGGAGAGCTGGTCACACGCCTTTTAGATTGGCTGAGGGAAGAGAGAATATGCCTTTGGTGGCTACTAGAGGTGGGAGAGGTCGTGCTTCACGGAGTCAGTTGCCTTCATGGTACCCTAGAACGCCTCTAAGTGATATTACTCACATTATGAGG GCAATTGAGAGGAGAAGAGCAGCCGGGACGAGAGCAGACGAGGGCCGAGATGTTGAGATCCCAACTCATCAACAAGTTGGTGTTCTTGAATCTCCAGTACCACTGTCAAGAGGAGAACACAAATGCTCAATGGAGACTCCAGGTCCATCTCTGGGAATCAAACGTAGTTGCCCACCTTCAACTGCTAGAGTACATAAGATGTTGCTTAACATCACTAAAGAGAtcgctgaggaagaagaaggattcaTCACTCCCGAGAAGAAGCTACTCAATTCTATTGACAAAGTAGAGAAAATTGTGATGAAGGAGATCCGGAAATTGCAGTGCACTCCTCAAGCAAAAAGAGAAGAGCGGGAGAAAAGGGTACGGACACTAATGTCAATGCGATGA
- the LOC104712472 gene encoding SUMO-conjugating enzyme SCE1 — MASGIARGRLAEERKSWRKNHPHGFVAKPETGPDGTVNLMVWHCTIPGKAGTDWEGGFFPLTMHFSEDYPSKPPKCKFPTGFFHPNVYPSGTVCLSILNEDYGWRPAITVKQILVGIQDLLDTPNPADPAQTDGYHLFCQDPVEYKKRVKLQSKQYPAIV, encoded by the exons atggcaAGTGGAATCGCTCGTGGTCGTTTAGCTGAAGAGAGGAAATCGTGGAGGAAGAATCATCCTCAT ggttttgtggcTAAGCCAGAGACGGGGCCTGATGGTACTGTGAATCTAATGGTGTGGCATTGCACTATACCTGGTAAAGCTGGG ACTGATTGGGAAGGTGGTTTCTTTCCATTAACGATGCACTTCAGTGAGGACTATCCAAGCAAACCTCCGAAATGCAAATTCCCAACAGGGTTTTTCCACCCTAATGTCTATCCATCTGGAACTGTCTGTCTCTCCATCCTTAACGAGGATTAC GGATGGAGACCAGCCATCACCGTGAAGCAGATTCTTGTTGGTATTCAGGATTTACTTGACACGCCTAATCCCGCTGACCCTGCACAGACTGATGGCTATCATCTCTTCTGTCAG GATCCAGTTGAGTACAAGAAAAGGGTTAAGCTGCAGTCCAAGCAGTATCCTGCTATTGTCTAA
- the LOC104712473 gene encoding FT-interacting protein 1-like: protein MQRPPPEDFSLKETRPHLGGGKISGDKLTSTYDLVEQMQYLYVRVVKAKELPGKDLTGSCDPYVEVKLGNYKGTTRHFEKKSNPEWNQVFAFSKDRIQASFLEVTVKDKDVVKDDLIGRVIFDLNEVPKRVPPDSPLAPQWYRLEDRKSDKVRGELMLAVWFGTQADEAFPEAWHSDAATVSGSDALANIRSKVYLSPKLWYLRVNVIEAQDLIPGDKGRYPEVYVKAIMGNQALRTRVSQSRTINPMWNEDLMFVAAEPFEEPLILSVEDRVAPNKDEVLGRCAIPLQFLDRRFDHRPVNSRWYNLEKHIMVDGEKKETKFASRIHMRICLEGGYHVLDESTHYSSDLRPTAKQLWKPNIGVLELGILNATGLMPMKTKDGRGTTDAYCVAKYGQKWIRTRTIIDSFTPRWNEQYTWEVFDPCTVVTVGVFDNCHLHGAEKNGGAKDSRIGKVRIRLSTLETDRVYTHSYPLLVLHPNGVKKMGEIHLAVRFTCSSLLNMMYMYSLPLLPKMHYIHPLTVSQLDNLRHQATQIVSMRLTRAEPPLRKEVVEYMLDVGSHMWSMRRSKANFFRIMGVLSGLIAVGKWFEQICNWKNPITTVLIHLLFIILVLYPELILPTIFLYLFLIGVWYYRWRPRHPPHMDTRLSHADSAHPDELDEEFDTFPTSRPSDIVRMRYDRLRSIAGRIQTVVGDLATQGERVQSLLSWRDPRATALFVLFCLIAAVILYVTPFQVVALLIGIYVLRHPRFRYRLPSPPLNFFRRLPARTDCML, encoded by the coding sequence ATGCAGAGACCACCTCCTGAGGATTTCTCCTTGAAGGAGACGAGACCTCATCTTGGTGGAGGCAAAATCTCTGGTGATAAGCTTACTAGCACTTATGACCTTGTTGAGCAAATGCAGTATCTTTACGTTCGTGTAGTCAAGGCAAAGGAGTTACCTGGTAAAGACCTGACTGGTAGTTGTGACCCTTACGTTGAGGTTAAGCTTGGCAACTACAAAGGAACCACACGCCATTTCGAGAAGAAATCTAACCCTGAGTGGAATCAAGTTTTCGCCTTTTCTAAAGATAGGATTCAAGCTTCTTTCCTTGAAGTTACTGTCAAGGATAAAGATGTTGTCAAAGATGATTTGATTGGTCGTGTTATCTTTGATTTGAACGAAGTACCGAAGAGAGTTCCTCCTGATAGTCCCCTCGCGCCACAGTGGTATAGGCTTGAGGATAGGAAAAGTGATAAAGTTAGGGGAGAGCTTATGCttgctgtttggtttggtacTCAAGCTGATGAAGCTTTCCCTGAAGCTTGGCACTCCGATGCTGCAACTGTTAGTGGTTCTGATGCTCTTGCCAACATCCGCTCCAAGGTTTACCTCTCTCCTAAGCTTTGGTACCTCAGAGTTAATGTTATTGAAGCTCAAGATTTGATACCGGGAGATAAAGGGAGATATCCTGAGGTTTATGTCAAGGCAATTATGGGAAACCAGGCATTGAGGACTAGAGTATCTCAAAGCAGGACTATTAATCCTATGTGGAATGAGGATTTGATGTTTGTAGCCGCAGAGCCATTTGAGGAACCTTTGATCCTCAGCGTGGAAGACAGAGTTGCTCCAAACAAAGATGAAGTCTTGGGCAGATGTGCCATACCATTGCAGTTTTTGGACAGAAGGTTTGACCACAGACCGGTGAACAGCAGGTGGTATAACCTCGAGAAGCATATTATGGTCGacggagagaagaaggagaccAAATTCGCTAGTAGGATTCACATGAGAATTTGCTTGGAAGGAGGGTACCACGTTCTTGATGAGTCTACGCATTACAGCAGTGACCTTAGACCAACAGCAAAGCAACTATGGAAGCCTAACATCGGTGTGCTAGAATTGGGGATACTAAATGCCACGGGTCTGATGCCTATGAAGACTAAAGACGGTAGGGGAACTACCGACGCGTATTGTGTGGCGAAATACGGACAGAAATGGATTCGAACTCGGACAATCATTGACAGCTTTACCCCAAGATGGAACGAGCAGTACACTTGGGAGGTGTTTGATCCGTGTACAGTGGTCACAGTTGGAGTTTTTGATAACTGCCATCTCCATGGAGCTGAGAAGAACGGAGGAGCAAAAGATTCAAGGATTGGGAAGGTAAGAATCAGGCTTTCTACTCTCGAGACTGATCGAGTTTACACACATTCATACCCTCTTTTGGTGCTTCATCCCAACGGAGTGAAGAAAATGGGAGAAATTCACTTGGCTGTGAGGTTCACTTGCTCTTCATTGCTCAACATGATGTATATGTACTCACTGCCTCTCTTGCCGAAGATGCACTACATCCATCCTCTAACGGTTAGCCAGCTTGATAACTTGAGGCACCAAGCGACTCAGATTGTGTCGATGAGGCTGACACGAGCAGAACCGCCACTAAGGAAAGAAGTAGTTGAGTATATGCTTGATGTGGGTTCTCACATGTGGAGTATGCGGAGAAGCAAAGCAAACTTTTTCAGGATCATGGGAGTCTTGAGTGGGTTAATCGCAGTAGGAAAATGGTTTGAACAGATCTGCAACTGGAAGAATCCGATCACAACAGTCTTGATCCATCTCTTGTTCATAATCCTTGTGCTATATCCGGAACTGATCTTGCCCACCATCTTCCTCTACCTCTTCCTGATCGGTGTCTGGTATTACCGTTGGAGACCGAGGCATCCTCCTCACATGGACACACGTCTCTCTCACGCTGATTCAGCCCATCCGGACGAGCTTGATGAAGAATTCGACACATTTCCTACTTCCCGACCATCTGACATTGTCAGGATGAGGTATGACAGGTTGAGGAGTATTGCTGGGAGGATTCAGACAGTGGTTGGTGATCTTGCAACACAAGGAGAGAGGGTACAGTCTTTGCTAAGCTGGCGTGATCCGCGTGCAACAGCGCTATTCGTCTTATTCTGCTTGATTGCTGCAGTGATTCTATATGTGACACCTTTCCAGGTTGTGGCTCTTCTGATAGGAATCTATGTTCTGAGACATCCGAGGTTCAGATACAGACtaccttctcctcctcttaatTTCTTCAGGAGGCTTCCTGCAAGAACTGATTGCATGCTCTGA
- the LOC104712474 gene encoding TBCC domain-containing protein 1, with amino-acid sequence MTEEQDLIDQSPPPPSAPDPEPNPNPNPNSVIHPRRVSFEHGLLPIQKLVFTDPIQTLAPVKQKLADAASNNRVGSAAIADVLQISGDHARLVLETLGSVLHSESDPLVKAKPEEVDSVGADLRDLILFLYIQSYKKLLPRTHKDSAAVADVWPSTSAFDGYLSALSPIQLVRSNSRRFMPSQADDEAHQLSYLQKHLANIISLLAEPVEGEGDESLVLSMETFEHLGFLVQFGDKGSDVSPLSQATPFFANSDPDMPAVPVPASQVHDWLLQNIASALESITEKISGKENGPSNADQDDAMSDVGDAPNKVVPSTRGPCLIEGVSKTSLVKQASDLRGRSVKVVNCHDSVIYLLAPLRYATVHGCSDTTIVLGAVGKALKVEHCERVHVIAAAKRVCIANCRECVFFLGVNQRPLIVGDNHKLQVAPYNTFYSHLEGHMSEVGVEPTINKWDKPLALGAVDPHDSLSHPAGVADAQAESAASVDPDQFVNFLIPNWFSGEDIGSTKDNPFPLPDAYMAAQQRNLKNFEETRRSLKEAPLEENRKREVSSALHVYFKDWLYASGNIRQLYCLQGD; translated from the exons atgaCTGAAGAACAAGACCTCATCGACcaatcaccaccaccaccttcaGCACCCGACCCTGAaccaaacccgaacccgaatccgAATTCAGTTATCCATCCGCGGCGTGTGTCTTTCGAGCACGGTCTCCTCCCGATCCAGAAACTCGTTTTCACCGACCCGATCCAAACCCTAGCTCCTGTCAAGCAGAAGCTAGCCGATGCCGCTTCTAACAACCGCGTTGGATCGGCTGCAATCGCCGACGTTCTCCAGATCTCCGGCGACCATGCGCGTCTCGTTCTCGAAACTCTTGGTTCCGTTCTTCATTCCGAGTCCGACCCTCTTGTTAAGGCCAAACCTGAGGAAGTTGATTCCGTCGGAGCTGATTTGCGGGatctaattttgtttctctACATTCAATCGTATAAGAAGTTGCTTCCTAGGACGCATAAGGACTCCGCCGCTGTGGCTGATGTGTGGCCATCTACTTCAGCTTTTGATGGATACTTGTCTGCGTTATCGCCAATTCAG CTTGTTCGGAGCAATAGCCGTCGGTTTATGCCATCACAAGCTGATGATGAAGCTCATCAATTGTCATATCTGCAAAAACATTTAGCAAACATCATTTCTCTTCTTGCAGAGCCTGTTgagggagaaggagatgaaTCATTG GTTCTCTCTATGGAAACTTTTGAGCACCTGGGCTTTCTTGTTCAGTTTGGTGATAAGGGATCTGATGTATCTCCATTGAGCCAAGCTACTCCTTTTTTTGCAAATTCCGATCCCGATATGCCCGCTGTTCCAGTCCCCGCATCCCAAGTGCATGACTGGCTTCTGCAAAACATAGCTTCCGCGTTAGAAAGCATTACTGAGAAAATTTCTGGAAAAGAAAACGGGCCTTCAAACGCTGATCAAGATGATGCGATGTCAGATGTTGGTGATGCTCCGAACAAGGTTGTACCTAGTACTAGAGGCCCGTGTTTAATCGAGGGCGTCTCCAAGACTTCACTTGTTAAGCAGGCCTCCGATCTAAGGGGTAGATCTGTGAAG GTTGTCAATTGCCACGATTCTGTAATTTACCTTTTAGCACCATTGCGATATGCTACTGTGCATGGATGTTCTGATACCACTATAGTTCTGGGAGCTGTTGGCAAG GCACTAAAAGTTGAGCACTGTGAGAGAGTCCATGTGATTGCAGCTGCCAAACGAGTGTGCATCGCCAATTGTCGTGAATGTGTATTCTTCTTGGGAGTCAATCAGCGACCACTTATAGTTGGTGATAATCACAAACTACAG GTTGCTCCATATAATACATTTTACTCTCATTTGGAGGGGCACATGAGTGAGGTGGGGGTTGAGCCAACTATCAACAAATGGGACAAACCGTTGGCACTGGGAGCAGTGGATCCACATGACTCACTGTCACATCCTGCCGGTGTCGCTGATGCACAGGCTGAATCAGCTGCTTCTGTAGACCCTGATCAGTTTGTTAACTTTTTG ATCCCAAACTGGTTTAGCGGCGAGGATATTGGTTCGACAAAAGACAATCCATTTCCGTTGCCAGATGCTTATATGGCAGCTCAGCAGAGAAAC CTTAAGAACTTTGAAGAAACAAGACGGTCGCTAAAAGAAGCACCTCTGGAAGAAAACCGGAAACGAGAGGTATCAAGTGCACTCCATGTGTATTTCAAAGACTGGCTCTACG CATCTGGAAATATAAGGCAACTCTACTGCCTACAAGGTGACTAA
- the LOC104712475 gene encoding G patch domain-containing protein 11-like produces MAESTRNLSGLGGGEAEDNDDYMGDLSQFIPPELTQASKRKESDKKPVTVEPSRKKLKNLNWHERRRLEKEKKQIEEDEQTLARIVDTPIGESNKGFQLLKQMGYKPGSALGKQGSGRSEPVTMDIRRSRAGVGREDPHKEKKKKVEIEADIEKRKVDEMLEDFGSRQKSQWRNKRVVINFRKAKAALDQLENVEVVPEKKTEEDEDGKPDEEEEEEEEITEEDLQEILMKLRDEHRYCTFCGFQYETTEALLSNCPGVNEDDH; encoded by the exons ATGGCAGAATCGACGAGAAATCTGAGTGGCcttggaggaggagaagcagaAGACAATGATGACTACATGGGAGACTTATCTCAGTTTATTCCACCTGAACTTACCCAGGCTTCCAAAAGAAAG GAATCTGATAAGAAACCTGTAACCGTTGAACCATCACGGAAGAAGTTAAAGAATCTCAACTGGCACGAGAGGCGAAgattagagaaagagaagaaacaaatagaAGAGGATGAACAGACATTGGCTCGTATTGTAGACACTCCTATTGGTGAGTCTAACAAAGGGTTTCAGCTATTGAAGCAAATGGGTTACAAGCCAGGTTCTGCTCTTGGTAAACAAGGCTCAGGTAGGTCTGAGCCAGTGACCATGGATATTCGAAGATCAAGAGCCGGTGTAGGAAGAGAGGATCCacacaaggagaagaagaagaaagtggagatTGAGGCGGACATTGAGAAGAGAAAGGTTGATGAAATGTTGGAGGATTTCGGGTCTAGACAGAAGTCTCAATGGCGTAATAAAAGAGTTGTGATTAACTTTAGGAAGGCTAAGGCAGCTCTTGATCAACTTGAGAATGTAGAAGTTGTTCCTGAGAAGAAGACCGAGGAAGATGAGGATGGTAAGcctgatgaagaagaggaagaagaggaggagatcACTGAAGAG GATTTGCAAGAGATATTAATGAAACTGAGAGATGAACATCGGTATTGTACTTTTTGCGGGTTCCAG TATGAAACGACTGAAGCTCTTCTATCCAATTGTCCTGGCGTAAATGAGGATGATCACTAG